The genome window ATGACCATAGGGTATAATAAAATGTTGCATGAATATTTGTTTTGAACGGCAACGAATCCTTCAAATGGGCTACTGACGAAATTCACCatatcgggatacactcgccttcaaactggggaaaaccctcacctaaggccgaagcccgtgaacactcgcctgAAGACACGACAGTGCAGTGAGGTAAAACCTGCTCAGTTTAAGAATCGAACTAGTGATCTCCACCTTTTCGCCTGGTCTTCTATCATCACTAGGTGCCGTAACAACCAAGCATGTCCCTTACCACCCCATTTTCAATGTTGCATGATTATTAACTTCCAAAACCATAACTCAATATTATAAAGCATGAGTAGGCACCACATGGCTTGTTGTTGGTGGGCCCTCACTaaccatctctctctctctaagagtTATACAAACATGTGTATATATACACCAGGAATAAACAGAGGATCAATCTTCTTCTGCATGCTAATTTACTTCATTTCTTTTAGTTAATCAAGGAATACTTTATGTTAGTTTATTACTTTCCtgaccaacaacaacaacattgGTGTTTTCACTTTCAGTTTTCACCCATTgggtttaataataataatgctgtCTGTCACACTTTTGGTCCTTTTTCTGCTTTTAATCTTCTTCTACTGAATTCATTGCAACTTTTTTGGGAAAAAAAGATATAGAAGAACCAAGATGGGGACTCATCATTTCTTCTTCTTGTTCTTGTTCTTCATCCTTCTTGTTCTCAATTTTGACATCACCACAGCTCAGATATCAGGTTCACTTTCTTCTTAATTTCTCTGTTGATTGTATGTTTATTTAATTTTGGTATGTGGGTTGCTATTTTCTTGAAGTTTATATGATTTTTTCTTGATTGATGTGGGTTTTAatttaggggtgtaaacgagttAAGCTGAGCTCGAGACTCGTCATACTTTTATGAAGCTTGAGTTTGAGTTCGGCTCGGTTTGAGCCTACTATTTTGAgatcgagctcggctcgaaagtAAAGCCTAAAGAGTTCGAGTTCGGCTCGGCTTGAGGTAATTTGAGAAAAGTTTTAAACGAGGCCAAGCTCGGGTTGAGCTCGCTTTGAtggcttaaacgagccaaagctcgtCTCGCCAATGTTAAATAGTAggtatattatatataaaaaataaaataaaatttgttTGGACTCGTTTAGGCTGGCGAGCCTAAATGAGCTTTGTATGTAAAGCTCGAGCTTGGGCTCGATAACTAAAGGAGTCATGTTtaaggctcgagctcgagctcgggaTCGTTAAGGCTCGGATCGTTTGAGTATTTTACCAATCCGATCCCGATCCgccttgtttacacccctaggtTTTATGTGTAAAGTTTCAGTTTTGTTAATCTTGAAATGTGGAATTTGTATgtgaaaaggggggggggggggggttgtatACAAGTTATTTCAATTCGGATAATCATGTTAAAGATATGAGATGCTTAAACTTGATGTGTTCCCTTTGGATAATCATTTTAtgttcttttttttgttttttcgttGACAAATTCGATAATTTATAACAGGTTTTGTAAGTTTAGACTGTGGGGGTCAAACCAATTTCACAGACAACCTCGGCCTCGACTGGACTCCCGACAACCAAATCATTTACGGGATCACAACTAACATCTCTGTCACAAACGAAACACGACAACAATATCAAACCGTCCGATATTTCCCTGCAGACAACCGAAAATATTGTTACACAGTCGACGTTAAAAGCAGGACTCGGTACCTTATTAGAGCAACATTCTTATACGGTAATTTCGACAACAACAATGTTTACCCGAAGTTCGACATTTCAATGGGACCCACTCCTTGGGCTACAATCGTCATTTCGGACGCTAACACCATCGAGTCTCAAGAACTTATATTTTTGGCTTCGGGTTCTACTGTCAGTGTGTGTTTATCAAATGCTACAACGGGTCAACCGTTTATATCCACGCTCGAACTCCGCCCATTTAACGGGTCGATTTACCTTACACCGTTTGAAAACCAGTTCTTTCTTAGTGTTTCTGCAAGAATCAACTTTGGAGCGGAAAATGAAGATCCGGTTAGGTACCCGGATGACCCGTTTGATAGAATCTGGCAATCGGATTTAGTGAAGAAAGCGAATTATCTTGTCGATGTTGCGGCTGGAACCGATAGAATATCGACGAGTTTACCGGTTTATACCGGAAAAGACGAGCAGCCACCTCAGAAAGTAATGCAGACAGCTgttgtaggaagaaacgggacgTTGACTTATCGTATGAATTTGGACGGGTTTCCGGGATACGGTTGGGCGTATACTTATTTTGCGGAAATTGAAGAGTTGGGTTCCGATGAAACACGAAAGTTCCGGCTTGTTCTTCCCGGTGAACCTGATGTCAGTAAAGCTGTTGTTAATATCCAGGAAAACGCGCAGGGGCCGAACCGGTTGTATGAACCGGGATTTGAAAACATTTCGCTTCCTTTTGTTTTGTCGTTTAAGTTTGCGGAAACATCGGATTCTACTCAAGGGCCTCTTGTTAATGCAATTGAGATTAGTAAATATCTGAGAATTAGTGATGGATCTCTTGATGGTAAGTAATTAAACCGAGTTTTTTAGATTAAATTTGTctaataattattttaaaaagagtaaactgtcattttggtccctgaggtttggtcacttttgccactttagttcaaaactcaaatattttgcatctgggtccctgtggtttcagttttattgccattttagtccaaaaatgaaatcagatcatatttgtcttataaaatcctgcaattttgtccttttcctcagggcaaatcaggtcatatttgtcttataaaatatggtatttatttataatttttttaccattttgcccctgaggaaaaggacaaaataacaggattttataagataaatatgatctgatttcatttttggaccaaaatggcaataaaactgaaaccacagggacccagatgtaaaaagtttgagttttggactaaagtggcaaaaatgaccaaacctcagggaccaaaatggaagtttactcttttaaaatcttattttttgggttttttaaattatttatagGAGCTGTGGCTGCAAGTTTGGTATCGGGTTACAAGTTGTCGGATTGGGCTCAAGAAGGTGGCGACCCATGTTTGCCGGTTGCATGGTCGTGGTTGGAGTGTAATTCAGATCGTGAACCGAAGATTATATCGGTGTATCTTTCTTAACTTTATTTATCTTGATGTTAACTCCAATGTAGAAAATAAAAAGCAAGACTGGTGTGACTTTATCCGTTATCTGTCTAAGTTTTTTCTCCGGTTTTATGCAGAAAATTGTCTGGCAAGAACTTGACTGGAAGCATACCGAACGATTTGACCAGGTTGACCAACTTAGAACAGTTGTAAGTTTCATTGTGCaccttttatttttgtaaatgtaTACAAGTATTTGATTTTGACCACTAAATATCGCATGTTGTTAAATATAGGTGGCTTGATGGGAATGCCCTCACGGGTCCGATACCCGATTTTAGTGGATGCCCAAATCTAAAGATCATGTAACGCACACTATATTACCGTCATCGTTATGCGTagtgaatgtttttttttttttttttttttataatttaattcaTTAAGTTTTGTGTGTGCAGACATCTTGAGAACAATCAGTTGAGTGGTGAATTACCTACCTGGTTAGCAGATTTACCTAATTTAAGTCAACTGTAAGTAAATTATTAtttgagtaaactgcaattttaccccctggggtttaggccaattggcactctgaccccccctaacgaaataattgcaattttaccccccaacgtttgGTGTTATGTCAATCATTCTGTTTTCTCTTTGTTTTGTAATTTGTATATGGTCATATTAAATTTGGTTTTCTTGATGAATGCAGTTATGTACAAAATAACTTGTTAACCGGAGAAGTACCATCCGGTCTTCTGAACAAGAATTTAGTCTTGAAGTGAGTATTTCTATCTTACCCTATGTTTTTTTTCGCTTAGAAATAtaatgagtaaaatgccattttcgtccctgaggtttggccagttttgcgactttcgtccgaATGTTTGATTTTCCGCATATGGATCCAAAACGTTTTAAATCTTGCCATTTTAATCCGGCTAGTCAACTCCATCCAGTTTATACTGTTAAGTCagaggtatttccgtcttttttgtaaaagaccgaatacccctgaaaaaaaCGAATTGctttttaagttaacaaaaaagacggaattacccctgacttaacggagaaaaatgaatggagttaacgagccggatgaaagtagaagatttcaaaccttttggatccatatGCGAAACAAACAGActtttggatgaaagtcgcaaaactggccaaacctcagggacgaaaatggcattttactaaTACAGTTGACTTCATGTTGCTTAAAAGTCAACTGCTTAGACTTGAATACATGGTTATCGATTTAACATGTTACTTTATTATTTACTCATTTCAGCTACACAGGAAATGATAGTCTTAGTAAAGGAAGTAACGAAGGGAGACGTAACAGAAACATAATCATCGGATTAGCGGTCGGGGCTGCTGCCCTTTTCTTAGGGTTCATAACTTCATGCCTACTTCTTCACCAACGAAAAACACATCCAAAAACCGGTAGGTGATTTTGAAATCGGCCGTGTGATATGAAAGTGGTTATGTGATTTTGCATAGTCTTAGTAATGTCGTTGTTGTTATAATATCTAACAAATAATTTGttggtttttaattattttttttattttgttcagAGCCGAAACATAGCGTTCCTGTTACAAACAATGCAACAACGGAAGCCGATCAAAGCTTCACATTATCCGAACTACGAAACGCCACAAAGAACTTTGAAAACAAAGTTGGCTCGGGAGGGTATGGCACCGTTTACTATGGAAAACTTAACGATGGAAAAGAAATTGCGGTGAAAGTACTCTCAAATAATAATGTTTATCAGGGCAAGAAAGAGTTTCAAAATGAGGTAACGTTTGATATAATAATTTCATCATGTTTTTTACTCGCTAAAACGAGCCATTCTtgattattctatttttttttttttttgcggatTAAAGGTGACGCTTCTTTCGCGAATCCATCATAGAAACTTGGTACAGTTTCTCGGGTTTTGCCAAGAAGAAGGGACGGATATACTTGTTTACGAGTTCATGCATAATGGAACGCTCAAAGAACA of Helianthus annuus cultivar XRQ/B chromosome 1, HanXRQr2.0-SUNRISE, whole genome shotgun sequence contains these proteins:
- the LOC110881306 gene encoding probable LRR receptor-like serine/threonine-protein kinase At1g67720 yields the protein MGTHHFFFLFLFFILLVLNFDITTAQISGFVSLDCGGQTNFTDNLGLDWTPDNQIIYGITTNISVTNETRQQYQTVRYFPADNRKYCYTVDVKSRTRYLIRATFLYGNFDNNNVYPKFDISMGPTPWATIVISDANTIESQELIFLASGSTVSVCLSNATTGQPFISTLELRPFNGSIYLTPFENQFFLSVSARINFGAENEDPVRYPDDPFDRIWQSDLVKKANYLVDVAAGTDRISTSLPVYTGKDEQPPQKVMQTAVVGRNGTLTYRMNLDGFPGYGWAYTYFAEIEELGSDETRKFRLVLPGEPDVSKAVVNIQENAQGPNRLYEPGFENISLPFVLSFKFAETSDSTQGPLVNAIEISKYLRISDGSLDGAVAASLVSGYKLSDWAQEGGDPCLPVAWSWLECNSDREPKIISVKLSGKNLTGSIPNDLTRLTNLEQLWLDGNALTGPIPDFSGCPNLKIIHLENNQLSGELPTWLADLPNLSQLYVQNNLLTGEVPSGLLNKNLVLNYTGNDSLSKGSNEGRRNRNIIIGLAVGAAALFLGFITSCLLLHQRKTHPKTEPKHSVPVTNNATTEADQSFTLSELRNATKNFENKVGSGGYGTVYYGKLNDGKEIAVKVLSNNNVYQGKKEFQNEVTLLSRIHHRNLVQFLGFCQEEGTDILVYEFMHNGTLKEHLYGPLARERGIKWLKRLEIAEESAKGIEYLHTGCVPSIIHRDLKTSNILLDKNMRAKVSDFGLSKLTVDGTSHVSSVVRGTLGYLDPEYYISNRLTDKTDIYSFGVILLELISGKEAISNESFGSSCRNIVQWAKMHIESGDIQGIIDPALGNEYDIQSMWKIAEKALMCVQPHGNMRPSMSEVIKDIQDAILMQRGVETAAREGSSDEMPRHTILNMGSLDLMANDQDLSIDESFARPGPR